The genomic stretch GATATCTTGATAGCTCGCATATTCCACAATCCTCTGGTTGTGAGCTAAGATATGTTGAGTATTGGCCCGAATATCAAGTCGTCCATGATAAACCTCTCACTCCAAAGCTTACAAACGTTGTTGAGTGGTTCTTCTACTATCATTTAGAGGAGCAACAAGTGTCGGAATAGAAGATTGGGCTTGATCATTAGCTTGAGCAACAGTTTTTCTCTTCAATCGATCAAGGGTATTGTGATCAATAATGCGCAATGGATGCACATTGTCTTCAGATTCATCCCAAGGAACACCCGCCTTCTTGCATAACGCAATGATCAATGAACGAACATAAAATCCAGTCGTTACTTGGCTCATACTTCGGATGATGGACCCATGAATAATTTTCCCCACATTAATTATTTTGTCAGTGAGAATAGCATAAAGGAGACTTGCCTCGTGAATATCAACGTGACCAAGTTGGGCTATCGACATTAATTTTTCCCCCATGAACCGTTGCCAAGCTTTTGTATTGCTATCCAGATAAGTGGCTTTGATGTAGCAAGGAGCCCCATTACTATATAAGGTCCATACAACACCCGACATTGTAATCTCATCAATGATAACCCGATGATTAAAATTATCTTTAACAGAACCATATTCATCACGTTGAAAGTGGGGTAGCTCGTAGTAGCTATTAATATCAGACACTTTGAATGACACTTTCACACCTCTCACCTTAACTTTGTAGTTCTCATGAGCCACCGAATTGGCATAAAATTCACGAATAATAGGACCAATGCCAGGTTCGGGATGTGCGCACAATTTTTCCCAACCCTGAGAGTCAATTTGATGCATTAGGAACGGTTGATCATGATGTATGTGGAGATCAAATCCTCGTTCAGGGACCCACACCTTGTCATGAGCAATGGCATTCATGTAACTCTCATAGGCTTCGGTGGACACAAACCTTTGGGGATCATAGGGAATTGGCGTCGATGAGGAAGCTTGATTTCTATTTGTCTTTGGATCCATGGCTgtccaaaaattagaaaaatgaagaacaataacccaaaaacaccattgtTAGTCACCAAAAGATTAAGAGAAAATCACCTTAATGACAAACCTAGAACCATGCCAAAAAGAAAGTTTAAATGTCACAAGTCCAGTGTCAAAATGACACAATGCATCCATACTAATCATACACAACCACTTCCAACATACACCAAGAACACTCAGACACCAGCCCTTTAATTCATTCCCCTCAAACTTTTTATCAAACACATAGAGTACAGAAAAATACCAACTCCAACAACTTATACACCATAAAGTAAAACTTCCCAAaaaaaatcataatgtgcatgaattaataaacaaattaatgcAAGAGACATTGTTTACCAACATAAATAACCACACAAATGCTTCCAAAATCCACCACATTTCAATTGTTAAATTGACAAAACAAATACTCTTCACAATTGAAAAATTGATCAAAGAAAAACCTACTTGATGAGAGTATTGAATGTGAATGTAAACCTCATTTAAATGTATGTGTGAAATGTATAAGAAATGCAGAAAATAAAATGGGATGTAGGAATTTTCGGATAAGTATGGGGGAATAGGGAATAGGGGTGGAGATGTGGGGTGATTTTCGGATTAGAAGGAATTAGAATGATGCTGatggaaaaagaatgaagaaaacaagGGAAAATGGAGAAATTGGTGTACGGATTCGGTGATGAGAACAAtgtggaagaaaagaaaagggaataaTAGTTTTTTgttaaagaaaaatgaagaatgaAATTTAATGtgttttcaaaattttctaaaataaaccGTTCATGGGCCATGGCCTGCAAAATTCGGGTCACGGCCCGCGAACATGCCCGAAGCTTTGCcccttttttttctaaaaaagctTTCATGTGTCGCAGCCTAGGAAATGTGTGTCGTGGCCTGCATTGCAGCTGAAGCTTTATTCTGGAAAAGGGCCGCGACCTAGGAAAGACGTGTCGCGACCTGCAAAGTCTTTTTTGTTAGAAATACTGTTCGCAGGCCGCGGCTTGTAAAATGTGTGTCGCGGCTTGCGAACTCTCCTGAAgcttttttcctctttttttcgTAAAAGGGCCGCAACCTAGGAAAAGTGTGTCGCGGTCTGAGtcccttttttttcttcatactttttcatttttttccatttttttcacGATTTTAACGTTtctaattacaaaaattaaactaaaattacctcaaaaaaaaaaaaacataatgttcaatttaaataaataaaataaaataaataataatgaaaataaactaatttacaaagtAGCTAAGTTTATCGTCACTAGCTCGACTTAATGCTTCATTCATCAACATATACCGGGTCAATGAGGTGAATCACAATAGCTTGTTCTTTCTCCATTGATTCGTAATATGACTTtaatctctgaccattcaccttgaaTGACTTTCTGATACTTGGACTTACAACTTTAACCGCTCCATTAGGAAAATCCTTGGTGACAGTGAACGGACCTAACCAGAGAGATTTCAACTTCCCAGGAAAAAGTTTAAGGTGAGAGTGATACATGAGAACTTTCTGACCTTCCACAAAACTCTTTTGAAGAATATGTTTATCATGAAAAGCTTTGGGTTTCTCCTTGTAGATTCTCGAGCTCTCATATGCTTCATTATGTATTTCTTCTAACTCATGCAATTGAAGCATTCGTTGTTATCCTACAGCAACCATGTCCATGTTACACTTCTTTATAGCCCACCAAGCCTTATGCTTTAGCTCTAGCAGTAGATGGCAAGGCTTCCCATACACCAATTGATACGGTGACATGCTGAGAGGTGTTTTATATGCGTACAATAAGCCCACAAGTAATCATCAAGCCTTATTACGGTCTTCTCAAGAATCAATTTGATTTCACGTAGACACCTCCGCTTGCCCGTTGGCTTATGGATGATAAGAAACTGTCACCTTGTGAGTTACACTATAGCGTCGAAACAATGCTTCTATActcttgttacaaaaatgagtGCTGCGGTCACTAAGTATGGCCTTGGGTGTACCGAAGCGCACAAAAATGTTGGAGCGAATGAAATCCACCACTGTTTTAGAATTATCCGTTCTAGTAGCaattgcttccacccatttagacacgTAGTCCACTGCCAAAAGAATATATTCATAGCTGAAAGAGGATGGGAACGGTCCCATGAAATCCATACCCCAAACATAAAAAATCTCAAGAATTAAAATAGGAGTTTTAGGCATTTGATTCTTGGTCGTTATGTTACCAACTCAttgacaacgatcacatgccTTACAATAAGCATAAGAATCTTTGAAAATTGTGGGCAAATAAGAACCGCTGTCAAATATCTTACGAGTTGTCCTCTTAGGTCAAAAGTGTCCACCATAAGCATAAGCATGACAAAAAGCAAGGATGGAACGGAATTCAGATTCAAGTACACACCTTCGAATGATTTGATTTGTACAATGCTTCCAAAGATAAGGTTCATCCCATATGTAGTGGCGAGCATCATGCATGATCTTATTCCGTTGTGCTTGTGTGAGATCACTTGGTAACTCCTTTGAAGCAAGGAAGTTTACAATGTCGGCATACCAAGGAATAACTTCTTGCACGACGAGGAGTTGCTCATCCGGAAAATTTTCTTCTATGGGCCAATTATCTTCATCCCGAATAAGACGGCTCAAGTGGTCCGCCACCAAATTCTCAGAACCtgttttatcttttatctccAAATAAAACTCTTGAAGAAGTAGAATCCACCAAATCAGCTAAGGCTTGGCTTCTTTCTTTGCCAATAGATAGCGAAGAGCAACATGATCAGTATAAACAATCACTTTAGTTCGAATCAAGTATGACCGAAACTTTCCAAGGCAAAAATGACCACCAAGAGCTCTTTTTCAGTGGTggaataattaagttgagcatcaTTAAGAGTGCAAGAAGCATAGTATATAACATGAGGAAGTTTGTCAACTCACTGCTTAAGAACAACACCCACGGCatagtcacttgcatcacacatgaGTTCAAAAGGTAGCTCCCAATTGGGTGGCTGAATTATAGGAGCTGTAGTCAAAGACTCTTTTAATAAATTGAAAGCCACTAAAAACTTTTCATTAAACTCGAACTTTACATCTTTTTGAAGAAGGTTGCATAGTAAAGTGGAAATTTTAGAGAAATCCTTGATAAATCTCTGCATGCCCAAGGAATGATCTCACTTCTTTCACACTAGTCAGAGATGGTAGAGAACGAACTAAATCAATCATTGCCTTATCAACCGCTATTCCCTTGACTAAAATCACATGACCCAAAACTATACCTTGGtttaccataaaatgacatttttcccaattaagcacaaggTTAGTTTCAATACACTGCTGGAGTACCAAAGTGAGATTATAAAGGCAGCAACCAAATGAGTCACCATAAAcactaaaatcatccataaaaaccttaatgatgttttcaatatattatgaaaaaatgctcatcatacatcgctgaaagtggcaggagcattacataacccaaacaACATACGTCTGAAAGCGAATGTACCAAAAGGGCATGTGAAGGTGGTCTTCTCTTGATCTTCAGGAGCAATAACAATCTGATTATATCCTGAATAAccgtcaagaaaacaataataaggaAGACCTGCTAACCTCTGAAGCATCTGATCAATAAAAGGTAATGGAAAGTGATCTTTACAAGTTGCCACATTCAACTTTCGGTATTCTATACAAACTCGCCACCCGGTTTGCATTCTTTTTGGCACCAGCTCGTTTTCGTCATTCTTTTCCATTGTGATTCCAAACTTTTTTGGCACTACCTGAACTGGACTCACCCATCGACTGTCTGAAATTGGGTATACCCACACTAAGGAGCTTCAGTATCTCCTTTTTTACAACCTCCATCATAGGTGGATTTAATCTCCATTGTGCCTCAAATGTTGGTTTAGACCCTTCTTCAAGTAAAATTTGGTGCATGCACATATAAGGGCTAATCCCCTTAATATCAGCAATAGACCAAGCAA from Humulus lupulus chromosome 5, drHumLupu1.1, whole genome shotgun sequence encodes the following:
- the LOC133779995 gene encoding uncharacterized protein LOC133779995, which codes for MLQLHELEEIHNEAYESSRIYKEKPKAFHDKHILQKSFVEGQKVLMYHSHLKLFPGKLKSLWLGPFTVTKDFPNGAVKVVSPSIRKSFKVNGQRLKSYYESMEKEQAIVIHLIDPVYVDE